A region from the Melioribacter roseus P3M-2 genome encodes:
- a CDS encoding ABC transporter ATP-binding protein, with protein MNIINIEHIAKIYQVGSEEVHALRDVSLRIDKGEYVAIMGPSGSGKSTLMNIIGCLDTPTKGLYDFKGVNVSEMSDNELAAIRNREIGFVFQTFNLLPRSDALHNVELPLIYAGVPAHVRKERARLALEQVGLADRIHHKPNELSGGQRQRVAIARALVTDPAIILADEPTGNLDTKTGEDIMALFNEIYEQGNTIILVTHEEYIAEHAERIIRIRDGLIEKDEKVLNRYVPQKNGASKT; from the coding sequence ATGAACATAATCAATATTGAACATATTGCAAAAATATATCAGGTGGGCAGCGAAGAAGTTCATGCTCTAAGGGATGTATCGTTGCGAATCGACAAAGGTGAATACGTCGCCATTATGGGTCCGTCGGGTTCAGGTAAATCGACTTTGATGAATATTATCGGCTGCCTCGATACTCCGACGAAAGGCTTGTATGATTTCAAGGGCGTTAACGTAAGCGAAATGAGCGACAACGAACTGGCTGCCATCAGAAATCGCGAAATTGGTTTCGTGTTCCAGACTTTTAATTTACTTCCACGTTCGGACGCATTGCACAATGTGGAACTGCCTTTGATTTATGCAGGAGTGCCGGCTCACGTAAGAAAAGAACGCGCCCGATTGGCTCTCGAACAAGTGGGACTTGCCGACAGAATTCATCATAAACCGAATGAACTCTCGGGCGGTCAGCGTCAGAGAGTCGCAATTGCAAGAGCGCTTGTAACCGATCCTGCAATTATTCTCGCCGACGAGCCGACGGGTAATCTCGATACTAAAACCGGCGAAGATATTATGGCTCTCTTCAACGAAATCTACGAACAAGGTAATACTATTATTCTTGTCACTCACGAAGAATATATAGCCGAACACGCAGAAAGAATTATAAGAATTCGCGACGGTTTGATAGAAAAAGACGAGAAAGTTCTTAACCGTTATGTTCCTCAAAAGAACGGCGCTTCAAAAACATAA
- a CDS encoding ABC transporter permease — protein sequence MKEYLYELKEGLIISFRAIASNKARSVLTTLGIIIGVTSVVLMSTAINGIDNAFQKGVSSLGSDNLYIDKWKWFNNDTPWWELRNRRNLTLEDYERFKELAKLPLATAPTVWSYQNVKYKDRVVESIIVQGTNDEYIKTTNLTFSEGRFFNEFESKGGRNVVVLGYEIAKNLFPNGYAVGEFVRVKGHKFKVVGVLDEQGSWVMGNFNPDKQIFMPLQNIYKYFQGENFRSLTINVRARNSMMVEATKEEAIGIMRRIRGLKYNEPDDFSINQQEGILNTINQTVGVIQIAGLFITGLALFVGAVGIMNIMFVSVKERTKEIGIRKAIGAKRRTILSQFITESAIICLIGGFLGLIIALILSLVVNQFLPTSVQVDTIILAIVISIATGVISGFAPAYTAAKLDPVEALRYE from the coding sequence ATGAAAGAGTATTTATATGAACTGAAAGAAGGCTTGATTATTTCGTTTAGAGCAATCGCTTCCAACAAGGCGCGTTCTGTACTGACTACGCTCGGCATTATTATCGGCGTTACGTCGGTCGTGCTTATGTCGACGGCAATAAACGGCATTGACAACGCATTCCAAAAAGGTGTCTCTTCGTTGGGTTCCGATAATCTTTATATCGATAAATGGAAATGGTTCAACAACGATACGCCATGGTGGGAGCTGCGGAACCGAAGGAATTTGACACTGGAGGATTATGAAAGATTTAAGGAATTGGCTAAGCTGCCTTTGGCTACCGCTCCAACAGTTTGGTCGTATCAGAACGTTAAATATAAAGATAGAGTCGTCGAATCGATTATTGTTCAAGGCACAAATGACGAGTATATTAAAACTACAAATCTTACTTTCAGCGAAGGCAGGTTTTTCAATGAATTCGAAAGCAAGGGAGGCAGAAACGTTGTAGTCCTCGGTTACGAAATAGCCAAGAATCTTTTCCCGAACGGTTATGCGGTTGGGGAATTTGTGAGAGTTAAGGGACATAAGTTCAAGGTTGTCGGAGTTCTCGACGAGCAGGGAAGCTGGGTTATGGGCAACTTCAATCCGGACAAACAGATTTTTATGCCTCTGCAAAACATCTACAAATACTTTCAGGGAGAGAACTTCAGAAGCCTTACGATAAACGTAAGAGCCCGAAACAGTATGATGGTCGAAGCTACAAAAGAAGAAGCCATCGGCATTATGCGCAGAATAAGAGGACTGAAATATAACGAACCCGACGACTTTTCCATTAATCAGCAGGAAGGAATTCTTAATACGATTAATCAGACAGTAGGGGTAATTCAGATAGCCGGATTATTCATTACGGGCCTTGCGCTATTTGTAGGCGCCGTAGGAATTATGAATATAATGTTCGTCTCTGTAAAAGAGCGTACAAAAGAAATCGGCATCAGAAAAGCAATCGGCGCAAAAAGGAGAACCATCCTGAGTCAGTTTATTACCGAATCCGCTATTATCTGCCTTATTGGCGGTTTTTTAGGACTAATAATAGCGCTGATTTTGAGTCTTGTGGTCAATCAATTTTTGCCCACCTCCGTTCAGGTCGATACGATAATTCTCGCAATTGTTATATCGATAGCAACGGGCGTAATATCGGGATTTGCTCCCGCGTACACTGCAGCTAAACTGGATCCAGTAGAAGCATTGAGGTATGAATAA